In Tachysurus fulvidraco isolate hzauxx_2018 chromosome 5, HZAU_PFXX_2.0, whole genome shotgun sequence, the genomic stretch ctctctctctcctctctctgtgctctctcttcGCGTATctcaccgctctctctctctctctctgtgtctctctctctgtctctttttctctctctcccccccccccccctaccaATCTGCAGTGGTTCTATGAATCAGTTCATCGCAGTCTATAACTCCAGCGGTGACGTCATCAGTAATATTAAATACTATGATGGCTTCATGGGGCAGAGAATCGGTGCTATCAGCTGCTTAGCTTTCCACCCGTACtgggtaagacacacacacacacacacacacacacacacacacacatgctctgtctctcacacacacgcacactctctctcacacacacacacacactctctctctttctctctctcactcacacactctctctcacactcactcacacactctctctcacactcacactctctctcgctcacatacacacacacacactcactctcacacacacacacacacacactctctctctctttctctctctctctctcacacacacactctctcacacacacacacgcgcgcgcgcgcacagacacacacacacgcacgcgcacacacacacacacgggggcgcgcgcgcacacacacacacacacacgcgcgcgcgggcgcgcgcgcgcgcacacacacacacgcgcgcgcacacacacacgcgcgcgcgcgcaagacacacacacagacacgcacgcgcacacacacacacggggcgcgcgcacaacacacacacaacacacacgcgcgctgcGTGCTCGCtcgcgcgcaaacacacactctctctcacacacacacactctctctctctcacatacacaaacacacactctctctcacacacacacactctctctctctcacatacacacacacacacactcactctcacacacacactttctctctctctcacacacacacacccgagtttcatttctttttcatttatttaattaacagtttgttaaaatgttaaatgtgtttgtattagtaataaaaaatagaaaactaACAGTCTCTTTTCCTgactttctccctctctctctctccctccctctctctctttccctccctccctctcccccctccaGCCACACTTGGCCGTGGGCAGCAACGACTACTACATGTCCATCTACTCATCGGACAAGAGACTGAGATAACaccatgacctctgaccttttgACCTTACGTGCCCCACGTGGGCAGGATGTAAATGACTTCTTGTATATATGCAACTTCCACCGTGAATGTTTAGTGAAAGCTGCTGAACTCTCGCAGTCACTATGGGAGTAAGAAACAGTAATAATAGAgtcatgaatattattattattattattattattattatttgagtaCTTGACTGTAGACGGCTGTGCTGAGCagtgtgtatatttaaactgcacttaAACAGATTCATATATTTTACAGATCAGTGAAGGAGGAAGTGAAGTCACCTCTCTTTGTAGTGTAAAAGGGGGCGGGGCCTGGGAAAGGGGCGGGACGTGCCCGGGGTTCTCTTTACTACTGCATTATGTTGAGATACAAGTGTTTGAGTGGGTGGAGTCTCGCTGTTAATATATAAATCTGAAAAGTGGGCGGAGTCTTATAACGAATGTATCATGTGACAGTgggtgctaaaaaaaaagggtgtaGATTTCTGCGTAGAAGTGGGCGGAGTCTTATGACTAATGCATTATGTGCGTCTGGGAATTGAGAGCGAGGGCGGAGTCTGACAGACGAGTCTCAGGTCACGAGTTGTATAAAGGGGGTGGGCTTTAGGAGTGGGTGGAGTCTGAACAAATGCATTACGAGAGAGCGGTGAGTCTGCAGGATGGAGTCTGAGATCAgtagcctggaggtgtgtgtggtcatgCTGTTAATGCATTATTATCTTTGTAGGAAAAAAAAGGGGTGGAGTCTTGGAGATCCTCGATGGAGGTCTCACTTTTAATGCATTAAAAGGGGCGGAGCTTTGGAGTCAAGTGtcagtattaatgtattatgtTGGTGGGGTCTCAGAGTGGGCGGTACCTGAGGTTGTGAAGGTTTGTGGGGTGACGCCGAGCAGACAGCtgcctaccacacacacacacacacacacacatacacacacacacatacacacaagccaAGCTCATCATTTATACATGTGCTGATGTCACAATTATCATAAGTATTTAATCACCGTTTATTATATAGAGGAAATCAAGTCGTCTAGAGGACATTTTACTGTATAGTAGATGTTTAATATCACGGTTTATCGTACAGATGATTATTAAGTACAAAACTAACGCATCGTTCCCTCAGATCCATCACCGATCTGCACGTTTTCTCACGCAGTCGCCTCGTGACTCGTTCATCTCGAGCTCTAAAACGCATGCATGTGCCAaaagacagacacgttacacaGTGGAAAAATACTCCTTCCTGATTGGCCGGTGGATACGTGTCATTATCCCGCACACGTTTTTCTGCAGGAGCTCCACATTATAACATCAACATACTGCTACACGTTATTAATCAGAACAACACCGACAGAGACAATCGACGTGTGAATCCGGAGAGCGCGAGTGAGCGTTGCACGGAAacggaagccccgccccctttccCCGGATCTCTCGTCTCGTCTGGAGTTTCCTAGTTAAAAGATGTCCTACTTAACATCGATAAAGTACAGAAAAAGTCGGACAGTTACCGTGACAACATCAGCGCACGCATGCTgctcatcatcacacacacacacacacacacacacatttatacgcTACTTTTTCACTGTGATTCTGTGTTCTATTTCTTCTCACCAAACAGGACCGACTTGTGAACACTGTTGAGTTGAACGGTATCTGTGAGGAACCCGTGAAGGTTCTGTGACGAACCCAGAACCCTGGTGTTACCTGTAATATCAGGgttgtgtacttttttttttcttcaaaagtCTATGTAACGTTTTGTTTTTGCCGCTTACTTTATATATCTGAGGCTTTCTGATTATCTTGCCCCCATGTTTCAGTACCGTCTTTAACACGTCCCCTCACTTCCTGTAACGAGGACGAGGACAATTCATTACACCGATGCTCCTTTAAGACGGTGAAAAGGTTTCAGTCAGTTGGTGTCTTTTATatgattgtttttcttcatctgcCTCAAACTTCTTGATGATGTTTCAGCCGAGATTGtctacacactctcacacacacacacacacacacacacacacacacacacacttcttacaGCTTAACCTTCAGACATGAATAAAATCACGGCATCCCCGGCCGATCGGACTCTGAAAGGACTCCACCCCCGACCTACTTCACGCTCACTGCAGCGCCCTCTGGAGGGGAAAAGGACTCCCTGACGCACACCACATAAATCTCTTGCTATgggttttaatgttttagatttaaaatgtaaaataagagACGCTAGTAGAAAGAAGTGATGCAATCAGGTGTTCTGTCTGTGACTGTAGACTGCTTTTGCTGGCTGTGGTTTTTATGACAGGAGAAGAAATCGTTCCAATAAAACCAAATATATGAATGAACTtctgtctcgtgtgtgtgttgtttttaaattctcATCCAGACAAGAGCTCAAAGCTGAGATCTATTTAACGTAAACTGCTCGATAGtctggagcctgtgcctcaggcgtcatcgggcagcgaggcaggatacaccctggacggagtgccaacccatcacagggcacacacacactcatgtgtgagggtgtgtgtgtgagtgaatgagagtctctctgtgtgagtgaatgagagtgtgtgagtgagtgagtgtgtactcactcactcacacactctcattcactcacacacacacactcacacacacacacacactctcattcactcacacacactctcattcactcacacacacacactcgctcactcacacactctcattcactcacacacacacactcactcacacaaacactctcattcactcacacacacactctcattcactcacacacacactctcattcactcacacacacacactcactcactcacacactctcattcactcacacacacagacacacacactacggacaattttccagagatgccaatcaacctaccatgcatgtctttggaccgggggaggaaaccggagtacccggaggaaacccccgagtcacggggagaacatgcaaactccacacacacaaggtggaggcgggaatcgaacccccgaccctggtggtgtgacgcgaacgtgccaaccactaagccaccgtgcccccctgaacAAACATGCTAATCTAAATAGCAATAATAGCCAGTTTTagtgataaataaatagtggttgctatggtaacacTATATTGTGTGACCGTTGTTGCCGATCTGAACACATCTGAGCGAGGTGCTGCTTCATCGTGAACTCTTGTTGCTAAAGATTTTATTATTCTCTCCACAAAATCAGACGAAGTCGAGCGGCTCAGGATCCGTGCTGCCGATGTGATTGGTTGCTGCTGATGACATCACActacaggttgtgtgtgttgtgatgctGAGAGATTACCAGCATTCAGATTTTGCAGTAATTGTGTGTATTAAAGCTTTGACTGTGTGAACGCTGGACTCCGCGCCCTAAGCCGTGCTCCACACTTCCTCAGGAAACCGCCTTCACTTCCTGTCCAATTACCCGAGCGAAGGCTGTGCAGCCTGATAGCCTCCTCCCCTGTGAGccgctacaccacacactaacaccGCTTCTCACCCTCACGGCTCAGTGTAGCTCTCAGCCATGTGGACCGTACGATGTTCTCGTCTCAACCGGctcctgctcttcctcctcGCCATCATCACGACCACCTGTACGGACTCACCTGTAGCTCTAACACACTTTTTGTTTCTACTTGATTGAAGTGTAAACGTATTTAcagtctgtctctttctctccgctGACCCTCGACAGGTACAGGAGCAGAATCAGGTCAGTAAACCATCAGTTCTTCTTCACGTCAACATGCCGACTGCATCATCACAGGCCGCACAGCTGCACATCCTTCTGgcgttattgtttccatagcaacatttttatttatggacGGAGTGAGTCTCCGGTTTCAGTCAGATCTAACGCTGTAACGTTTATGAACATTACACAACTTTAAAAATCACttgattacaaataaaattatttcatcTTGAATACATTAGAGATCTTGCGGTTgtgtaacagaaataaaacccaGTAGTTTCTGAgatcttgaatctgattggtcagactgtgtgtgataTTTGTGTGCGACACGAAGGACTTTGTTCATGTTAACACGTCTGTTCTCGTACCttattgttgctatagtaacagctcgtgcACAGTGACATGTGCTGAAGTAACTGTTATTTGCTGAAGGTTTATTTAACGTTtcttgaaggagtctccagtgtcagagctcaGGACATCTGGCATCATGAGCGACGTGACATCAAATAACTAACAGGACGTGGTGCtaaatctgtaaaataaataaataaataaatggtcaCTTGACCTCGAGCCTCAGTTGATGGGTCAATAAGGCCGGTTTCCACTACCTCAGCTttcactgtagtgtgtgtgtgtgtgtgtgtgtgtgtgtgtgtgtgtgtgtgtgtgtgtttgtgtgttaaacagAGAGATAGACTGGGTGGTGTAAATAAGTCCTGTCCCCTAAGGTCtccccagtgtgtgtttgtttaacggAGTGAATTTCCTTCCTCTTGTGATGCTCGTGTTTACACTCGCCGCTCTCATGGAGCGAGATTTACAGATAGAGACTCAATTATCAGTCTATCTtctatctctctgttttctcaTACTGTTGTTTAAGAGCTTCTTGTTAGAGATGCTAGTCGCTTGCTAATCTTCATTTTAGGGTATTGTAGTTTTCTGTTTAGTCTGTGTAATGAAAATGAtaaggaggaggatgatgatggtgatgagcAGATTATAGGGGATGTAGATGTGTAGCTCAGCATGGCTGGTGTCTGGCTTATAGCGCTTTCTTAcgtttcagaaaaaaatgttgttagTAAACTCGTAAGCACATCGTTAGACCGTCTTTCCCCAGGGTTCGTTCTCAAAAGCGTCGAGCTTCACGTGACACCTGCGGACCCGGTGGAGCGAGGAACCGAGCTGATGCTGACCTGCATCGCTAATGTTGGCCACTCCGGCACTTCACCCATCCTCCGTTTCAGCTTCTTTAAAGACTACAACAAGCACAACAGCGTTCACATCTCACAAACCAACACCAGTAACAAAGTGACGTACTCCATCTCCAAAGCCCGGGCCTCGCATTCGGGAAACTACCAGTGTGATGTGACGGTCAACGGTCAAAACATGGAGAGTTCCAATAAGATGATTAGCGTTAAAGGTAAAGTTAGCGTTAATACACCATGAGAAAtgtttacactgtaattaaCTTAATCAGTTCCATATTATTTACGTATTAACTACCTGATGTGCATGTTAATTACACAAaggctttaaataaaatgttatttatggtTAAATCTGGGCAGAGAACTGTCATTAAAGCTGCCATAAGTAAAATATTAATACTGCTCATATTGCCCTAAAGGCTGTGAGTGAAGAAGGGAGTTGTCTTTAAAGGAGCAGTAAGTAAGATGTTAGTAATGCTCATTAGGCTGTGTGTATCGAGGCAGTCATTAAAGCTGCAATAAGTAATATGTTTATACTGTTCCGTTGGCTGGAAGACAGAAATGAGCTGATATTAAAGCTGTCATATGTAAAGGTGTCataagtcatttatttataatgctttattaGCTGTGGGCTGAAAGACACGTTAAAGGTGCGATAAGTAAAATGCATGTACTTCTGTATATATGAATCttctccaaaaataaaaacatcagcatTAAGGAATGACTTTGGAGCTAAGCTAACTTTGACGCTAATTAGTACACGTTCATAATAAGTTTAGTAAATATGGAGAGATCGGTTAATTGGTTTTGAACGTGCAGGGCTGCAAACTCCGGTGCTGAGTGTGGATAAGCAGGACGTGACTGAAGGTGGCATTGTGAAGGTCCACTGCAGGGCAGAAGAAGAATCTGGTGACctgattttctttattaaaaacgGCTCGAGCGAACTCTACCATGGAACAAGCAGCAGTGGTGACTTGCAGTGGAACCTCGAACTCAAGCACGTGGGCACATCCGAGCTGTCCTGCTCCTACGCCATTCGACTGCCACTCAATATGCTTCGGTCAAACAGCAGTAACGTGGTCAGTGTAGTGGTGAGAGGTAAGCAAACGGTCGGTCACTTCACTCTGATACAGAATTCTAGTTACAGCACAGAGGAGTTTACAGAGCGAGATGAAAATAATTGCTGAGTTTATTTTCCAACCCAGAGCTGGACTTCAAGCCGACTATCAGAGTCTTCCCGTCAGAGCACGTCATCGAGGGAGACTCCGTGCACATCTCATGTGGTCTTGCAGGAGATTACAATGGCTCACTGACACTCTCACTATTCAAAGGATCGCATTTGTTCCAGACGGGAAACGTCTCTGAATACAAAACCGTCGTCAAGGCGAACGATTCCGGGAGTTACGAGTGCAGCGCCATCAAGAACAACGTGATAAAAAGCGTTCACGCAAATCTTACTGTGAAAGGTGAGAAACCAGATGGGGAGTAAATAGCTAGCGCTAGGATTTAGCCACATCGACTTCACCCTGTATCATTTTTCAGAGTTGTTTTCCACACCGGTGCTGACCATCACCCCAGCAGAGGTTTTCGAGGGGCAGCAGTTCACCGTCACCTGCAGCAGCTCGGAATTTGCATCGGAGAGAATCGGACTTCGTGATGTGAGGTACTCTATCTACAGGAACGACCAGGAGCTCGGCTCAAGCGACAGCTCCTACACAGGCAGAGCGAGCTCCGGGACCGACGGGAATTACACGTGTACCGCTCGAGTGAACGACACCGTCAAGACGAGCGACAGAATCGATTTCATCGCCAAAGGTACAACTGCATCCTTCTAAAAGATCAATGCTGTGACTTCTCCAATCTAGCGACAGCTTTGTAAAATCCAGAGCAGTGTTTCTGAGAAGACTTTATTAACTTCACtggataaaaaaaggaaattgtcAAATTTAGGACGATATATTTCATTAAGAAATTCAGCAGAGTGTTTTTTAGAAAAGTTAAATTCATCCCTAAAACATCTGTAAAACATCTGTAACGGTTTGTCTAACTCAGACTAAATCTCAGATCTAGAGCGACGTTTCACTAAAAGCTTGACTTTACAAAAGGGTCTTCCTAAAAGATCCAGTCTACAACAATATCTCACCAAAACCTCAAATCTAGATCAGTGAATTATTATAAGCTCCAATGTAGGACAACAATGTCTCAGTAAAAGCTCCAGTCTAGAGCGAagacacaaaagacacaa encodes the following:
- the pecam1b gene encoding platelet endothelial cell adhesion molecule isoform X2, translated to MWTVRCSRLNRLLLFLLAIITTTCTGAESGFVLKSVELHVTPADPVERGTELMLTCIANVGHSGTSPILRFSFFKDYNKHNSVHISQTNTSNKVTYSISKARASHSGNYQCDVTVNGQNMESSNKMISVKGLQTPVLSVDKQDVTEGGIVKVHCRAEEESGDLIFFIKNGSSELYHGTSSSGDLQWNLELKHVGTSELSCSYAIRLPLNMLRSNSSNVVSVVVRELDFKPTIRVFPSEHVIEGDSVHISCGLAGDYNGSLTLSLFKGSHLFQTGNVSEYKTVVKANDSGSYECSAIKNNVIKSVHANLTVKELFSTPVLTITPAEVFEGQQFTVTCSSSEFASERIGLRDVRYSIYRNDQELGSSDSSYTGRASSGTDGNYTCTARVNDTVKTSDRIDFIAKVLISKPNITALGEVILGRSFQMECRSDRGSFPITYTLKRNDIVLAHTSVSKAYQKAIFHSSIQHENQIQEFRCEAQNNGNDSAQMSDALLTQVTVPVQKPTLMTLPEDINENDEVNLLCFVMKGSPPISFKWYKDDNRSPFYTVTAKANFSTYNVPLVKSIHSGSYHCEALNGAGNVEVSNMIPITVKMARWKKGLIVGVCVLCAIAIILPLLRLYWAKRVKVTSSNGAGIWSERPPALDSSGVMDVEEPEEPNVEYTEVLHLQMADPEREFHEED
- the pecam1b gene encoding platelet endothelial cell adhesion molecule isoform X1, whose product is MWTVRCSRLNRLLLFLLAIITTTCTGAESGFVLKSVELHVTPADPVERGTELMLTCIANVGHSGTSPILRFSFFKDYNKHNSVHISQTNTSNKVTYSISKARASHSGNYQCDVTVNGQNMESSNKMISVKGLQTPVLSVDKQDVTEGGIVKVHCRAEEESGDLIFFIKNGSSELYHGTSSSGDLQWNLELKHVGTSELSCSYAIRLPLNMLRSNSSNVVSVVVRELDFKPTIRVFPSEHVIEGDSVHISCGLAGDYNGSLTLSLFKGSHLFQTGNVSEYKTVVKANDSGSYECSAIKNNVIKSVHANLTVKELFSTPVLTITPAEVFEGQQFTVTCSSSEFASERIGLRDVRYSIYRNDQELGSSDSSYTGRASSGTDGNYTCTARVNDTVKTSDRIDFIAKVLISKPNITALGEVILGRSFQMECRSDRGSFPITYTLKRNDIVLAHTSVSKAYQKAIFHSSIQHENQIQEFRCEAQNNGNDSAQMSDALLTQVTVPVQKPTLMTLPEDINENDEVNLLCFVMKGSPPISFKWYKDDNRSPFYTVTAKANFSTYNVPLVKSIHSGSYHCEALNGAGNVEVSNMIPITVKMARWKKGLIVGVCVLCAIAIILPLLRLYWAKRVKVTSSNGAGIWSERPPALDSSGVMDVEEPEEPNVEYTEVLHLQMADPERVPLRKGTDTVYSEVQRSSPEFHEED
- the pecam1b gene encoding platelet endothelial cell adhesion molecule isoform X4; translated protein: MWTVRCSRLNRLLLFLLAIITTTCTGAESGFVLKSVELHVTPADPVERGTELMLTCIANVGHSGTSPILRFSFFKDYNKHNSVHISQTNTSNKVTYSISKARASHSGNYQCDVTVNGQNMESSNKMISVKGLQTPVLSVDKQDVTEGGIVKVHCRAEEESGDLIFFIKNGSSELYHGTSSSGDLQWNLELKHVGTSELSCSYAIRLPLNMLRSNSSNVVSVVVRELDFKPTIRVFPSEHVIEGDSVHISCGLAGDYNGSLTLSLFKGSHLFQTGNVSEYKTVVKANDSGSYECSAIKNNVIKSVHANLTVKELFSTPVLTITPAEVFEGQQFTVTCSSSEFASERIGLRDVRYSIYRNDQELGSSDSSYTGRASSGTDGNYTCTARVNDTVKTSDRIDFIAKVLISKPNITALGEVILGRSFQMECRSDRGSFPITYTLKRNDIVLAHTSVSKAYQKAIFHSSIQHENQIQEFRCEAQNNGNDSAQMSDALLTQVTVPVQKPTLMTLPEDINENDEVNLLCFVMKGSPPISFKWYKDDNRSPFYTVTAKANFSTYNVPLVKSIHSGSYHCEALNGAGNVEVSNMIPITVKMARWKKGLIVGVCVLCAIAIILPLLRLYWAKRDETPHFHTKRTSKTDGT
- the pecam1b gene encoding platelet endothelial cell adhesion molecule isoform X3, with protein sequence MWTVRCSRLNRLLLFLLAIITTTCTGAESGFVLKSVELHVTPADPVERGTELMLTCIANVGHSGTSPILRFSFFKDYNKHNSVHISQTNTSNKVTYSISKARASHSGNYQCDVTVNGQNMESSNKMISVKGLQTPVLSVDKQDVTEGGIVKVHCRAEEESGDLIFFIKNGSSELYHGTSSSGDLQWNLELKHVGTSELSCSYAIRLPLNMLRSNSSNVVSVVVRELDFKPTIRVFPSEHVIEGDSVHISCGLAGDYNGSLTLSLFKGSHLFQTGNVSEYKTVVKANDSGSYECSAIKNNVIKSVHANLTVKELFSTPVLTITPAEVFEGQQFTVTCSSSEFASERIGLRDVRYSIYRNDQELGSSDSSYTGRASSGTDGNYTCTARVNDTVKTSDRIDFIAKVLISKPNITALGEVILGRSFQMECRSDRGSFPITYTLKRNDIVLAHTSVSKAYQKAIFHSSIQHENQIQEFRCEAQNNGNDSAQMSDALLTQVTVPVQKPTLMTLPEDINENDEVNLLCFVMKGSPPISFKWYKDDNRSPFYTVTAKANFSTYNVPLVKSIHSGSYHCEALNGAGNVEVSNMIPITVKMARWKKGLIVGVCVLCAIAIILPLLRLYWAKRGKREATSELSVKPAISRYDGGSVILYP